One Aliiroseovarius sediminilitoris DNA window includes the following coding sequences:
- a CDS encoding sarcosine oxidase subunit gamma, with product MSDAVSALQGASFDGYCKVEEAGLVGMITLRGDLSSTGVAKAVKAATGAAIPGQGKITDGVKGRVGWMSPDELLLITDHIEAPKVVEAATRALAKEHALVVNVSDARAVFRVKGTACREVIAKLTPADTSLMQPGMLRRTRIAQIPAAFYLEDDETAVLVCFRSVAQYAFDLLKDAAKPGGEVFS from the coding sequence ATGTCTGATGCTGTGTCGGCACTTCAAGGCGCGTCCTTTGACGGCTACTGTAAGGTTGAAGAGGCCGGATTGGTCGGCATGATCACGCTGCGTGGCGACCTGTCATCGACAGGTGTTGCCAAGGCGGTGAAAGCCGCCACGGGCGCGGCCATTCCGGGGCAGGGCAAGATCACCGACGGCGTAAAGGGCCGTGTTGGCTGGATGTCTCCCGATGAGCTTTTGCTGATCACCGACCACATTGAGGCCCCGAAAGTGGTTGAGGCCGCGACCAGGGCGCTGGCAAAAGAGCATGCTCTGGTGGTCAATGTCTCAGACGCCCGCGCGGTGTTTCGCGTGAAGGGGACCGCTTGTCGCGAAGTGATCGCCAAACTGACCCCCGCCGATACCTCGCTCATGCAGCCCGGCATGCTGCGTCGCACCCGCATCGCCCAGATCCCCGCCGCGTTCTATCTGGAAGATGACGAGACTGCGGTTCTGGTCTGTTTCCGCTCGGTTGCGCAATACGCGTTTGATCTGTTGAAAGATGCGGCCAAGCCGGGGGGCGAGGTGTTCAG
- a CDS encoding sarcosine oxidase subunit alpha family protein encodes MSTRLAQGGRLIDRTKPKNFTFNGKRMKGYEGDTLAAALLGEDQMLVGRSFKYHRPRGIVASGAEEPNALVNMGQGGRFEPNQRVTTTELFDGLTCTSQNHWPSLEFDVGVVNNYAARFLPAGFYYKTFMAPAPAWKHVFEPIIRKSAGLGNVPTEADVDRYEHFYHHTDVVVIGGGVAGLAAALAAGRSGVKTLVMEQTHHWGGRAPVDGGEIDGQSPDDWIAATLAELEAMDNVTLRTRMMGSGVYDHGYALGYERVADHTPGDDRPRHRLWRIRAQQIVTATGAIERPLSFAGNDIPGVMLASAVRDYAVNWGVSVGDRTVVVTNNDDAYRTALVMNEAGLDVPVILDARDHSNGPLAEAARAAGIRVEVGKAIAKVNGGKRVTGVSICAQAGEGAAVEEIACDAVAMSGGWSPVVHLWSHCGGKLIWDEEQAHFRPDPDRAPTGHDGQPFVVTAGSASGPMGLAGVLSNAYEAGKRAAKAAGGKAVRKAGPKAEAESTQPMAPVWIMPQGAGHQKRMKMWLDYQNDVKVSDVQLAAREGYESVEHTKRYTTLGMATDQGKLSNINGLAVLSDALGQPIPATGTTTFRPPYTPISFGAIAGEARHEIFQPIRRTPMHQWHEDAGAYMEPVGHWRRPYCYAKPGETNEQAVHREVLNTREKLGLLDASTLGKLIVKGPDAGKFLDMMYTNMMSNLAVGKCRYGLMCSENGFLSDDGVVARIDDDTWLCHTTSGGADRIHAWMEEWLQTEWWDWKVYVANVTEQLAQVAVVGPNARKLLEKLGGMDVSKETLPFMQWKDGKIGEFDARVYRISFSGELSYEIAVPASQGRAFWDTLLEAGEEFGVMPYGTECLHIMRAEKGFIMIGDETDGTVIPQDLGLNWAISKKKEDFLGKRAQQRSHMTDPDRWKLVGLETLDGSVLPDGAYAVADGNNEYGQRNMIGRVTSTYYSPTLKKGIAMGLVKHGPDRMGEVVDFPTVDGSNTVIKARICDPVFYDKDGEKQNV; translated from the coding sequence ATGAGCACCCGTCTGGCACAAGGCGGTCGCCTGATCGACCGCACCAAACCGAAAAACTTCACCTTCAACGGCAAACGTATGAAGGGGTATGAGGGCGACACGCTGGCCGCGGCCCTTCTGGGCGAAGACCAGATGCTGGTGGGTCGGTCGTTCAAATACCACCGCCCGCGTGGCATCGTCGCATCCGGCGCGGAAGAACCCAACGCGCTTGTAAACATGGGGCAGGGCGGGCGTTTTGAACCCAACCAACGCGTCACCACGACCGAGCTGTTTGACGGTCTGACCTGCACCTCGCAAAACCACTGGCCGAGCCTTGAGTTCGATGTGGGCGTGGTGAACAACTATGCCGCGCGCTTCCTGCCAGCGGGGTTCTATTACAAGACCTTCATGGCACCCGCGCCCGCTTGGAAACATGTGTTCGAGCCGATCATCCGCAAATCCGCTGGTCTGGGCAATGTGCCGACCGAGGCGGACGTGGATCGCTATGAGCATTTCTATCACCACACCGATGTCGTGGTGATCGGTGGCGGTGTTGCCGGTCTGGCGGCTGCTCTGGCCGCTGGTCGTTCGGGCGTGAAAACGCTGGTGATGGAGCAGACCCACCATTGGGGCGGACGTGCGCCGGTTGACGGGGGCGAGATCGACGGGCAGTCGCCCGATGACTGGATTGCCGCCACGTTGGCCGAGTTGGAAGCAATGGACAATGTGACCCTGCGCACCCGCATGATGGGATCGGGCGTCTACGACCACGGCTATGCGCTGGGCTATGAACGTGTGGCCGATCATACGCCGGGCGATGACCGCCCGCGCCATCGCCTGTGGCGCATCCGTGCGCAGCAGATCGTCACCGCGACCGGTGCGATTGAACGTCCCTTGTCCTTTGCGGGCAATGATATCCCCGGCGTGATGCTGGCCTCGGCCGTGCGCGATTATGCGGTGAACTGGGGCGTGTCCGTGGGCGACCGCACCGTGGTTGTGACCAACAATGATGACGCTTACCGCACTGCACTTGTGATGAACGAAGCCGGGCTAGACGTTCCGGTTATTCTGGACGCGCGAGATCATTCCAACGGCCCGTTGGCAGAAGCCGCTCGCGCCGCCGGCATCCGGGTCGAGGTTGGCAAGGCGATTGCCAAGGTGAACGGCGGCAAGCGCGTGACGGGCGTGTCGATCTGCGCCCAAGCGGGCGAGGGTGCCGCGGTCGAGGAAATTGCCTGCGACGCAGTCGCCATGTCGGGCGGTTGGTCGCCTGTCGTGCACCTGTGGTCGCATTGTGGAGGCAAGCTGATCTGGGACGAGGAGCAGGCGCATTTCCGCCCCGATCCGGACCGTGCACCCACCGGGCATGACGGTCAGCCCTTTGTTGTCACCGCAGGCTCAGCCTCGGGTCCGATGGGGTTGGCGGGGGTCTTGTCGAATGCCTATGAGGCAGGCAAGCGGGCCGCCAAGGCGGCAGGCGGCAAAGCCGTGCGCAAGGCGGGGCCAAAGGCGGAGGCCGAAAGCACGCAGCCCATGGCCCCCGTCTGGATCATGCCGCAGGGCGCTGGTCATCAGAAACGCATGAAAATGTGGCTGGATTATCAGAATGACGTGAAGGTGTCGGACGTGCAGTTGGCCGCGCGCGAGGGCTATGAAAGCGTTGAACACACCAAGCGCTATACCACGTTGGGTATGGCGACAGACCAAGGTAAATTGTCCAATATCAATGGATTGGCGGTGCTTTCTGACGCATTGGGTCAACCGATCCCGGCGACCGGCACGACAACCTTCCGCCCACCCTATACCCCGATCAGCTTCGGGGCGATTGCTGGCGAAGCGCGCCACGAAATCTTCCAGCCGATCCGGCGCACGCCGATGCACCAGTGGCACGAAGACGCGGGTGCCTATATGGAACCCGTCGGCCATTGGCGTCGGCCCTATTGCTATGCCAAGCCGGGCGAGACCAACGAGCAAGCCGTGCATCGCGAGGTCCTGAATACCCGCGAAAAGCTGGGGCTGCTGGATGCCTCGACGCTGGGCAAGCTGATCGTCAAGGGGCCGGATGCGGGCAAGTTTCTGGACATGATGTATACCAACATGATGTCGAACCTGGCCGTCGGCAAATGCCGCTATGGTCTGATGTGCTCGGAAAACGGTTTCCTGTCCGATGACGGTGTTGTGGCCCGCATAGATGACGACACGTGGCTCTGCCACACCACCTCGGGCGGCGCCGACCGCATCCACGCGTGGATGGAGGAATGGCTGCAAACCGAATGGTGGGACTGGAAAGTTTATGTTGCCAACGTGACCGAGCAACTGGCGCAGGTCGCCGTGGTCGGCCCCAACGCGCGCAAGCTGCTTGAGAAACTGGGCGGGATGGATGTGTCCAAGGAAACTCTGCCCTTCATGCAGTGGAAAGACGGCAAGATCGGTGAGTTCGACGCGCGCGTCTATCGCATCTCGTTCTCGGGCGAGCTGTCATACGAGATCGCCGTGCCCGCCAGCCAGGGCCGCGCCTTCTGGGATACGCTGCTTGAGGCGGGGGAAGAGTTCGGCGTCATGCCGTATGGCACCGAATGTCTGCACATCATGCGGGCCGAAAAGGGGTTCATCATGATCGGGGACGAAACCGACGGCACCGTGATCCCGCAGGATCTGGGGCTGAACTGGGCGATTTCCAAGAAGAAAGAGGATTTTCTTGGCAAACGCGCCCAACAGCGCAGCCACATGACCGACCCCGATCGCTGGAAACTGGTCGGGCTTGAAACGCTGGACGGATCGGTTCTGCCGGACGGGGCCTATGCGGTGGCCGATGGCAATAACGAATATGGCCAGCGCAACATGATCGGGCGTGTGACCTCGACCTATTATTCGCCGACGCTCAAGAAAGGCATTGCGATGGGGCTTGTGAAGCATGGACCGGACCGGATGGGCGAAGTGGTGGACTTTCCGACGGTGGATGGGTCGAACACGGTGATCAAGGCGCGGATCTGCGATCCGGTCTTCTATGACAAGGACGGGGAGAAGCAAAATGTCTGA
- a CDS encoding sarcosine oxidase subunit delta, producing MLILECPYCGVMADETDLHGGGEAHLKRFGPGSSDDDFETYLFHRANPKGVHFERWRHVSGCGKWFHAARNTMTLEVYGTYPAQTYEPPKALVAAIKKKHPEWGGWK from the coding sequence ATGCTGATCCTTGAATGCCCCTATTGCGGCGTGATGGCCGATGAAACGGACCTGCATGGCGGCGGCGAGGCGCATCTGAAGCGTTTCGGGCCCGGCTCGTCCGATGATGATTTCGAGACCTATCTGTTCCACCGCGCGAACCCCAAAGGCGTTCATTTTGAACGCTGGCGGCATGTCTCGGGTTGCGGCAAGTGGTTCCACGCGGCGCGCAACACCATGACGCTCGAGGTCTACGGCACCTATCCGGCCCAGACCTATGAGCCGCCGAAAGCACTGGTCGCCGCGATCAAGAAGAAACATCCTGAATGGGGGGGCTGGAAATGA
- a CDS encoding sarcosine oxidase subunit beta family protein, which translates to MRRYSAFAIAREAARYHQGWERAWASPKPKKKYDVVIVGAGGHGLATAFYLGKNFGITNVAIIEKGWLGGGNTGRNTTIIRSNYLQDPSAAIYEKARSLYETMSQDLNYNVMFSPRGVMMLAQTESEVRGYERTAHANALQGVKTEFISPQRVKELVPIMNINGPRYPVLGALWQARGGTARHDAVAWGYARACSDMGMDIIQKCEVTGVRQSGGNVTGVDTTHGQIDCDKLAMVVAGNAGALADMAGFRLPMESVALQALVSEPIKPCIDVVVMANTVHGYMSQSDKGELVIGGGTDGFNNYTQRGSFHHVEETVRALVETFPIISRLKMLRQWGGIVDVTGDRSPIIGKTPLGNCFINCGWGTGGFKSIPGSGWAMAETVAKGEPGSLAGAFGLNRFTEGRFIDESVAAGVAH; encoded by the coding sequence ATGCGACGCTATTCTGCATTTGCCATTGCGCGTGAGGCTGCGCGCTATCACCAGGGGTGGGAACGCGCCTGGGCTTCACCGAAGCCGAAGAAGAAATACGATGTGGTCATCGTGGGCGCGGGTGGGCACGGGTTGGCCACGGCCTTCTATCTGGGTAAAAACTTCGGGATCACCAATGTGGCGATCATCGAAAAGGGTTGGCTGGGCGGCGGTAACACCGGTCGTAACACCACGATCATCAGGTCGAACTATCTGCAAGACCCTTCTGCGGCGATCTATGAAAAGGCCCGCTCGCTTTACGAGACGATGAGCCAGGACCTGAACTACAACGTCATGTTCAGCCCGCGTGGCGTCATGATGCTGGCCCAGACCGAAAGCGAGGTGCGCGGATATGAGCGCACGGCGCATGCCAATGCGCTGCAAGGTGTGAAGACCGAGTTCATCTCGCCCCAGCGCGTCAAGGAACTGGTGCCGATCATGAACATCAACGGTCCGCGCTATCCCGTTCTGGGCGCGCTGTGGCAGGCCCGCGGCGGCACGGCGCGGCACGATGCGGTCGCGTGGGGCTATGCCCGTGCGTGTTCCGACATGGGCATGGACATCATCCAGAAATGCGAAGTGACCGGGGTGCGTCAGTCGGGCGGCAACGTCACCGGGGTTGATACCACCCACGGTCAGATTGATTGTGACAAGCTGGCGATGGTTGTCGCGGGCAATGCGGGGGCGCTGGCGGATATGGCGGGCTTCCGTCTGCCGATGGAAAGCGTCGCGCTGCAAGCGCTGGTGTCCGAGCCGATCAAACCCTGCATCGACGTGGTCGTGATGGCCAACACCGTGCACGGCTATATGTCTCAGTCCGATAAGGGCGAGCTGGTCATTGGCGGCGGCACTGACGGGTTCAACAACTATACCCAGCGCGGATCGTTCCACCACGTGGAAGAAACCGTGCGCGCCTTGGTCGAGACCTTCCCCATCATCTCGCGCCTGAAAATGCTGCGCCAATGGGGCGGCATCGTGGACGTGACCGGAGACCGTTCCCCCATCATCGGCAAAACGCCCTTGGGCAACTGCTTCATCAACTGCGGCTGGGGCACAGGCGGCTTCAAATCGATCCCCGGATCGGGCTGGGCCATGGCCGAAACCGTTGCCAAAGGCGAACCCGGATCGCTTGCTGGCGCGTTCGGCCTGAACCGCTTCACCGAAGGACGCTTTATTGATGAGAGCGTGGCTGCGGGGGTGGCTCACTGA
- the ccmI gene encoding c-type cytochrome biogenesis protein CcmI, giving the protein MVFWLLIGALTLATILVLARQMLRLRDTATSNDDDTSKLSSDMKVYRDQLSELDRDVARGTVTAQDAERARIEISRRLLEADKAAQAKTRPTDAPRTLSRLALGLCAILLAGGAFGLYWLLGSPGFQDLGREKRIAKSQEMRESRPSQAEVEADMPPWPGPPAEAPADYLELIEGLRDAVTKNPDDPHGLDLLVQHEAAIGNMVAAHKAMGHLIEVKGAAATADDFVRQADLLVNAAGGFISPEAEDMLRKALERDPNHQLARYYSGLMFAQNGRPDMGFNLWRGLLEEGPDTAIWWSSVRSQIGSLATFAGVDYTPPDAPTRPAVPNLTGPSADDIEAAQEMSGEDRAAMIQGMIDRLSERLATEGGTPEEWARLINVLGVVGNTGRASTIWDEAQTLFQNNPDALATVRIAAEQAGVAP; this is encoded by the coding sequence ATGGTTTTCTGGCTGCTCATCGGGGCACTGACCCTCGCCACCATTCTGGTTCTGGCGCGACAAATGCTGCGCCTGCGCGATACCGCAACCTCGAATGACGACGACACATCGAAGCTGAGTTCTGACATGAAGGTCTATCGCGACCAGCTCAGCGAATTGGATCGCGATGTTGCACGTGGCACGGTGACAGCCCAGGACGCAGAACGCGCGCGCATCGAGATCTCGCGTCGCTTGCTTGAGGCCGACAAGGCAGCTCAAGCCAAAACCCGACCAACCGACGCGCCTCGAACCCTCAGCCGACTGGCGCTCGGTCTGTGTGCAATCCTGCTGGCAGGCGGCGCATTCGGTCTTTACTGGCTTCTCGGCTCACCGGGCTTTCAGGATTTGGGCCGTGAAAAGCGCATCGCCAAGAGCCAGGAAATGCGTGAGAGCCGCCCCAGCCAGGCCGAGGTCGAAGCGGACATGCCGCCGTGGCCCGGCCCCCCCGCCGAAGCGCCCGCGGATTATCTTGAGCTGATTGAGGGCTTGCGTGACGCCGTCACCAAAAACCCCGATGATCCGCACGGGTTGGACCTGCTGGTCCAGCACGAAGCCGCCATCGGCAATATGGTCGCGGCGCACAAGGCGATGGGACATCTGATTGAGGTAAAAGGCGCCGCTGCAACAGCAGACGATTTTGTCCGGCAGGCCGACCTGTTGGTCAATGCGGCTGGTGGATTCATCTCGCCCGAGGCGGAAGACATGCTCAGAAAGGCGCTTGAGCGTGACCCCAATCACCAATTGGCGCGCTATTATTCCGGGCTGATGTTCGCCCAGAACGGCCGCCCCGACATGGGCTTCAACTTGTGGCGCGGTTTGTTGGAAGAAGGACCGGACACGGCCATCTGGTGGTCCTCGGTGCGTTCGCAGATCGGCAGCCTCGCAACCTTTGCGGGCGTGGACTACACACCGCCTGACGCGCCCACACGCCCGGCCGTGCCCAACCTGACGGGTCCCAGTGCCGATGACATCGAAGCTGCACAAGAGATGAGCGGAGAAGATCGCGCCGCGATGATTCAGGGGATGATCGACCGGCTTTCCGAACGACTGGCGACCGAAGGTGGCACACCCGAAGAATGGGCGCGCCTGATCAACGTGTTGGGCGTTGTCGGCAACACCGGGCGCGCCAGCACGATCTGGGACGAGGCCCAAACCCTGTTTCAGAACAATCCCGATGCGTTGGCAACCGTTCGCATAGCCGCCGAACAGGCCGGGGTCGCCCCGTGA
- the ruvX gene encoding Holliday junction resolvase RuvX, producing MSALAGLDLGTKTIGVAVSDRMRQVSTPLETIKRTKFTADAARLQTIITDRELGGLILGLPRNMDGSEGPRAQSTRGFARNLEKLTDIPITFWDERLSTVAAERALLEADTSRKRRAEVIDHVAAGYILQGVLDRMRHL from the coding sequence ATGTCGGCGCTTGCCGGGCTGGACCTTGGCACCAAGACCATCGGGGTTGCGGTCTCTGACCGGATGCGACAGGTCTCGACCCCGCTGGAAACCATCAAACGCACCAAATTCACTGCTGACGCTGCCCGGTTGCAGACAATTATCACGGATCGTGAATTGGGCGGGTTGATCCTTGGCCTGCCGCGCAACATGGACGGCAGCGAAGGTCCACGCGCTCAATCCACCCGCGGTTTCGCCCGCAATCTGGAGAAACTGACCGATATCCCCATCACCTTTTGGGATGAACGCCTGTCCACCGTTGCCGCCGAACGCGCCCTGCTAGAGGCGGATACCTCCCGAAAGCGTCGCGCCGAGGTGATCGACCATGTCGCCGCAGGCTATATCCTGCAAGGTGTGTTGGATCGAATGAGGCATCTGTAA
- a CDS encoding DUF1289 domain-containing protein has protein sequence MSDDIWKRDEVESPCINICVVHPAARICTGCYRSIDEIAHWSRLSPDARRAVLSELPGRKTQLSKRRGGRKSRLSQT, from the coding sequence ATGTCAGACGACATCTGGAAACGGGACGAGGTCGAAAGCCCCTGTATAAACATCTGTGTGGTCCACCCGGCCGCGCGCATCTGCACCGGATGTTACCGCTCGATTGACGAGATCGCCCATTGGTCCCGACTATCGCCCGACGCACGCCGCGCGGTGTTAAGTGAATTGCCGGGCCGCAAAACGCAATTGTCAAAACGACGCGGCGGGCGCAAATCGCGGCTCAGCCAGACCTGA
- the ispG gene encoding flavodoxin-dependent (E)-4-hydroxy-3-methylbut-2-enyl-diphosphate synthase, with product MSHNPIRPWRDIERRQSRQVMVGNVPVGGGAPIAVQTMTNTDSSDVKATLAQVMAAAEAGADIVRISCPDVAATTALKEITAESPVPIVADIHFHYKRAIEAAEAGAACLRINPGNIGDESRVREVIKAAKDHGCSIRIGVNAGSLERHLLEKYGEPCPEAMVESGLDHIRILEDNDFRDYKISVKASDVFLSAAAYHGIAEATDAPIHLGITEAGGFVSGTIKSAVGLGNLLWAGIGDTIRVSLSADPVEEVKVGFEILKSLGLRHRGVNIISCPSCARQGFDVIKTVATLEERLAHIHTPMSLSIIGCVVNGPGEALMTDVGFTGGGAGSGMVYVAGKQDHKLDNEKMVDHIVELVEKRAAELEKQSEEAAE from the coding sequence ATGTCTCACAATCCAATCCGTCCATGGCGTGACATCGAACGGCGTCAGTCGCGGCAGGTTATGGTCGGCAACGTACCGGTGGGCGGCGGGGCACCGATTGCCGTGCAAACGATGACGAACACCGACAGCTCTGATGTGAAGGCGACATTGGCACAGGTTATGGCGGCCGCCGAGGCCGGAGCCGATATCGTGCGCATCTCCTGCCCGGATGTTGCAGCGACAACCGCGCTGAAAGAGATCACCGCTGAAAGCCCGGTGCCGATTGTGGCGGATATCCATTTTCACTACAAACGCGCCATCGAAGCTGCCGAGGCAGGCGCGGCCTGCCTGCGCATCAACCCCGGCAATATCGGTGATGAAAGCCGAGTACGTGAAGTGATCAAGGCCGCAAAAGATCACGGCTGCTCGATCCGCATTGGAGTGAACGCTGGATCCCTTGAACGCCACCTGCTTGAAAAATATGGCGAACCTTGCCCCGAAGCGATGGTGGAAAGCGGTCTGGACCACATTCGGATCCTCGAAGACAACGATTTCCGGGACTACAAGATCAGCGTGAAAGCCTCCGATGTGTTCCTGTCCGCGGCTGCCTATCACGGCATCGCCGAGGCAACGGACGCGCCGATCCATCTTGGGATCACCGAGGCGGGCGGGTTTGTGTCCGGCACCATCAAGAGCGCCGTCGGACTGGGCAATCTGCTTTGGGCCGGGATCGGGGACACGATCCGTGTCAGCCTGTCTGCCGACCCGGTGGAAGAGGTCAAGGTGGGCTTTGAAATTCTGAAAAGCCTCGGGCTGCGGCACCGGGGGGTCAACATCATCTCCTGCCCTTCCTGTGCGCGGCAGGGGTTTGATGTGATCAAGACCGTCGCGACGTTGGAAGAACGCCTTGCGCATATTCATACCCCCATGAGCCTGTCGATCATCGGCTGCGTGGTAAACGGCCCGGGCGAGGCGCTGATGACCGATGTCGGCTTTACTGGCGGTGGTGCCGGGTCAGGCATGGTGTATGTGGCGGGCAAGCAGGATCACAAGCTCGACAACGAAAAAATGGTCGACCATATCGTAGAACTGGTCGAGAAGCGCGCCGCGGAACTCGAGAAGCAGTCCGAAGAGGCGGCGGAGTAA
- a CDS encoding DUF4115 domain-containing protein has translation MDPEWAYKTFCKESGFTTAHGLSASASSQSDKTKKVTKRADHSGDPLANPNANWVPQTESIFAGIEPGAVGSVAVLAALIGLLGYGGWSVLQEIQRVDFAPIEQTPGVLAELPDVGGGPASFAADDDTEIMAEAGAGLSQPPSAEALDRLYRPQALEVPVLTHRDAPISTLDPASVGVLAGVTAPDLGAAPALFGSRPNSDAIASRDTQRIAANAISPTADGISPTAEGNAESATRAVQVLGAEAAEVAIFAVRPSWVRIQSADGTVIFEKILDAGEHYVLPKTEQAPVMRTGNAGSVYFAVNGTAYGPSGDGPSVVKNVALSQEALTEVFAIADLANDADLATYVAELNPAQ, from the coding sequence ATGGACCCGGAATGGGCCTATAAGACCTTCTGCAAGGAAAGTGGGTTCACCACCGCGCATGGACTTTCCGCAAGTGCCTCCAGCCAGTCTGACAAGACCAAAAAAGTTACGAAACGGGCTGATCACAGTGGCGATCCGCTGGCCAATCCCAATGCCAACTGGGTGCCCCAGACCGAAAGCATTTTTGCAGGGATCGAGCCCGGCGCTGTCGGCTCGGTGGCCGTGCTTGCGGCGCTGATCGGGTTGCTTGGCTATGGCGGTTGGTCCGTGTTGCAGGAAATTCAACGTGTCGATTTCGCGCCGATTGAACAAACGCCCGGTGTGCTGGCCGAGTTGCCGGATGTTGGCGGTGGACCTGCCAGCTTTGCCGCGGATGACGACACTGAAATCATGGCCGAAGCCGGTGCGGGACTGTCCCAGCCCCCGTCGGCGGAAGCACTGGATCGGCTTTATCGTCCGCAGGCGCTGGAAGTGCCGGTTCTGACCCATCGGGATGCACCAATCTCGACGCTCGACCCTGCCAGCGTTGGTGTGCTGGCCGGTGTGACTGCGCCTGATCTGGGGGCCGCACCCGCGTTGTTTGGATCACGCCCGAACAGCGATGCGATTGCTTCGCGTGACACGCAACGGATTGCAGCAAATGCAATTTCCCCGACCGCTGATGGAATTTCCCCGACCGCTGAAGGAAATGCCGAATCTGCCACCCGTGCAGTGCAAGTTCTGGGTGCTGAAGCAGCGGAAGTCGCCATATTTGCCGTACGCCCGTCTTGGGTTCGTATCCAATCTGCGGATGGAACCGTCATCTTCGAAAAGATACTGGATGCGGGAGAGCATTACGTGTTGCCCAAAACCGAACAGGCACCTGTGATGCGCACCGGCAATGCGGGATCGGTTTACTTCGCCGTGAACGGCACCGCCTATGGCCCATCGGGTGATGGTCCGTCTGTCGTGAAAAACGTGGCCTTGTCACAAGAGGCCTTGACCGAGGTCTTCGCCATCGCTGATCTGGCGAATGACGCCGATCTGGCGACCTATGTGGCTGAACTGAACCCGGCTCAGTAA
- the hemA gene encoding 5-aminolevulinate synthase, translated as MDYNHELDVALQRLHDEGRYRTFIEIERHQGQFPHATWKKPDGSEMPVTVWCGNDYLGMGQHPKVRDAMHEAIEATGAGSGGTRNISGTTIYHKRLEAEIADLHRKEDALIFTSAYIANDATLSTLPKLFPGLIIYSDALNHASMIEGVRRNGGAKRIFRHNDVAHLRELLEADDPAAPKLIAFESVYSMDGDFGPIEALCDLADEFGALTYIDEVHAVGMYGPRGAGVSERDNLAHRIDIINGTLAKAYGVMGGYIAASAKMCDAVRSYAPGFIFTTSLPPAVAAGAAASVRHLKEDQALREAHQTQAKILKTRLKALGLPIIDHDSHIVPLIVGDPVHTKQLSDMLLENFGIYVQPINFPTVPRGTERLRFTPSPVHGPKEMDALINALDQLWSHCELNRAELSA; from the coding sequence TTGGATTATAATCACGAGCTTGATGTGGCGCTGCAGCGTCTGCATGACGAAGGCCGCTATCGCACGTTCATCGAAATCGAGCGTCATCAAGGCCAGTTCCCCCACGCCACGTGGAAAAAGCCCGATGGCTCCGAGATGCCGGTGACCGTCTGGTGCGGCAACGACTATCTGGGCATGGGGCAGCACCCCAAAGTGCGTGACGCCATGCACGAAGCGATCGAGGCGACCGGCGCAGGGTCGGGTGGAACCCGCAACATCTCGGGCACGACCATCTATCACAAACGGCTGGAAGCCGAGATTGCCGACCTTCACCGGAAGGAAGACGCGCTGATCTTCACCTCGGCCTACATCGCGAATGATGCGACCCTGTCTACTCTGCCGAAACTGTTCCCCGGCCTGATCATCTATTCCGATGCGTTGAACCATGCCTCGATGATCGAAGGCGTGCGCCGCAATGGCGGTGCGAAACGAATCTTCCGCCATAATGACGTTGCCCATCTGCGCGAGCTTCTGGAAGCCGACGACCCGGCCGCCCCGAAGCTGATCGCGTTTGAAAGCGTCTATTCGATGGATGGCGATTTCGGCCCGATCGAAGCCCTTTGTGATCTGGCGGACGAGTTCGGCGCCCTGACCTATATCGACGAAGTGCATGCGGTGGGCATGTATGGCCCGCGCGGGGCAGGGGTGTCAGAGCGTGACAACCTTGCGCACCGGATCGACATCATCAACGGCACCCTGGCAAAAGCCTATGGCGTGATGGGCGGCTATATCGCCGCATCCGCGAAAATGTGTGACGCCGTGCGCTCTTATGCACCGGGCTTTATCTTCACCACATCGCTCCCCCCGGCCGTGGCGGCAGGGGCAGCGGCGTCGGTCAGACACCTGAAAGAAGATCAGGCTTTGCGCGAGGCGCACCAGACCCAGGCCAAGATTCTAAAAACCCGCTTGAAAGCGCTTGGACTTCCAATCATCGACCATGATTCGCACATCGTTCCGCTGATTGTCGGCGACCCCGTCCATACCAAGCAACTGTCAGATATGTTATTGGAAAACTTCGGTATTTACGTTCAGCCGATCAATTTTCCTACGGTCCCACGCGGTACGGAACGGCTGCGGTTTACCCCGTCGCCGGTGCATGGACCCAAGGAAATGGATGCCCTGATCAACGCCCTTGATCAGCTCTGGTCGCATTGTGAGCTAAATCGCGCCGAGCTTTCTGCTTAA